The DNA region ACGAAGCAGCGACGAGATTTCTGGAGTTCCGCAAAGAGGATGAGGCCGTCAGTGGGCGGCATGGAGGAAGCCAGACAGGCGGCACCAAGACGAGTGGCCACGTAGGCTGTTGTCTCCTCTTCCTCGTCCTTTTGAAGGCGAACGAACTCGTACTCCACCAGGAAGTCAAGGGCATCGTTAATGTAGTGGGAGTCTGAGTCCTCATCTGGTGGTTTCTCCTTAGCCTGGAAGGCCTTTTGGGCACTCAGCAGAGTACAATTCACGAAGCAGTCAATGTCTTGTTTAGTGCTCGCCACACCAGAAGAAATTACCTCGAGTAGAGCGCGTTTCAAGTGGGTCTGCAAAATGGGATGcttgtttaaattgttttggctATTTGCTTGAATACTTACGCTTCCGTCCATTTCCAGGCAGGAAGTAATGGGCTGCAGCTGCGCTGTGACCAGATCTCTTCCCATTCGGGCATTGCTCTCGGTGCAGATGAGAATTGACTCACCCAGCGTATCCTTTCCCGTGCGCCCAGCTCGTCCGATCATCTGGCGGTACGTTAGGGAACTCATTTGCTTGCCCCCAAATAAAGGAGAGCGAATCAGCACCCGCCGAGCGGGCAGATTCACTCCCGAACTCAGAGTGCTGGTGGCGACTAGAACCTTTAATGCTCCCGCCTTGAATGAGGCTTCCACAATGTCGCGCTCTTCCGTTGTTAAGCCTGCATGGTGAAATGCACAGGCGTAAGTGACTGCCTTTGACATCACCGCATCGAGACCTAAGGTAAATGAATTCATATTTTTCAGGAATAGGAATGTAAATGATGACTGATCTAACCTGTTGGAATATCCCTTAGTTGTTGCTTCACCTCTTCGATGGCCCTCGGATTCAGATTGGTGCGCAATCGTAGGCCCAGCTCTGTTCCAGACTTTATAAGGCTGTGCATTGCGGTGGCCAATTGAACGGCCAGGTTCTCGCACCAATCTTTCGAGGGGCAAAACACGATTACGGAGCAGCCCTCCAGCAACGTCTCTATGCAGAGAAGGGCCACATCATCCGAGTCGTTTCCCAGTTCTTGCCTAATTTCCCTTTGCTTGGAAACATCACGGAGACACTTTAGATGGTTGTCGAAGATCATTGTGCCTATCTTAATCATTTCCTTCAGAGCAACGGGTCGGTAGTTTGTGATGTACAACTCGGCATCCAGCCAGTTCTTCAGCAGTTCCACATTCTCCAGTGTGGCCGACATGGTGATCACCTGGATCTGCAGTGCATTGCGGCGGGACATGTAGAGGATCTTGGCTAGCAGTAGTTCCAGGATATAGCCGCGTCCCTTGTCCGAAATGAGATGCACTTCGTCGACCACCACCGTGCCTATGGTTTCCAGTTTGCCTTGCTCCATCAGCTTGTTCACAATGGAGTTGGCCTTCTCGATTGTGCAAATTGCCACATGAAGGCTCTCAAAGCCTCCTGGTGGTGTATAGCCGCCGTAGAAACCCTCCACGCGGTAGCCAGCCGGTGTGAGCAGATCCTGAAGGTAGAACGTTTTCTCGCGCACCACCGAGATAAAGGGCAGTATGAGCAGCGCCTTCTTACCGCGCTCTAGTACGGTTTTCAGCAGCAGTATCTCACTAACCAACGTCTTGCCCGCCGACGTGGGTGCGGAGTACACCAGGTTGCAGTGCTCGAAAAGCACTCTTGGCTTGCAGAGACACTCCACTTGCCAGTCGAACATCTGGACGACGCCCTTCTTCTTGTACTCCGCCTGAATGCTGAAGGGCAGATTCCACGCGCTTATTGACTTATGGGAGTTGAGGTCAGGAGGCATAGCTGCTCTTTCGGGCACCGCTTCGCGGATCCTCGAAGAGTTGGGCGACACTCGCAATTGGTTGGGCGACATGCTGCTCAGGTTCTGTGTGGTTTGCGAGATCTCGTGGTAGACTCCCTGCTTGGCCAGGAGGGAACGGCTGAGCAGGATGTCCTCCTTCAGCTGTTTGGAAGCCTCTGCATCCTGCGGAGGACACAGAAAACTGCTCTCGTCCAGATTGGGCAGCTCCAGCACTGCATCCGCGTCTGTGCCCTCGCTGTCGAACACATTCTCTGTGCAAATCTGGGCATTCAATGCGGATGAGCTGCTCTCATCAACAGAGTCCTGATGGGATGCAACTGCTAGATGCTGTTTAACCTGGGACACATTGACCACTGATTGTTCCGCCGGCTTCTTGGCCTGGTTCACTTCATAGGAGAACTCGTCCCGGAAAAACTCCGAGTAATTTTCCTGGCTTTCCCCCTTTAGGTCCCCACCAGCACTTTGAACTTGGatgtttccgtttccgctctGTGCATTCTCCTTTTCGGCCGCTTGCATACCCTTTTCCAGCGCCATCAAGGTGCTGTTTCCGAAATCAAACGACTGCGAAAATGCCATTGCACTGGTTCCTTttacattaaattaataattgctGTCAGATTTACTTGTCAAAACTGAAATGAACTAAAAACGAAACGTCGCGGGGTCAGTGTGACCGTCTCAAGATTAGTATTAAATAtaccatttattttttgggaCTCAGACCGAGTTTTGGGACACCTACGGCAGTGCCATTAAGATCCTGTTCACACTGGATCGCCACTTTCTGGCAGCGATTCTTGGGTATACTGCTCCATTGTATGTTTTATATTGTATAGCGATCTAAGCACAAATTCAAAGCATAAATTCtaattgaaaaagaaatccaaacCGTTCTCAAATAGCGCCAAATTTCACCCTAAATCGCATTGCGTTCAAGCCGCATGCAACTCGCACACAAACCGCGCTGGAATCGCTTGCACTCCGTCCCAAAGCCGCGCCTAAATCGCTATGAACTGTATCTTTAACTTCTTTGTATAACTTTTTGAACTTCTCAACATTCATTTGGCttaattttctttactttttatttgtatatatccTTAGAATAGTTTGTGTTGTTCAAGATTacataaaatttgtttacatatcTATTAGATCAATATCCCATTTACATAGTTAGCATTACACAAAATCGCGCGCCGCATGCAGATGACATTCCATTTTAGTGGTTTTATAATAACCTATTGTGGTGCGGAGAGGGATGTGGTTGGTGGATAGTGGGGGTTAATTAGCCGCGATACAAATTTGAATATATGCTAGACGACAAATGTTGCGacattataaaataaataacatgGTTACTGCTCGCCGCCCTTGCCGAATATCTGTGATAGCCACTCCTTTTGGTTTCTGGGGGTAGGCGGAATGGATCTTCATCGGTTCATCATCTACATCTTATAGGTGGCGGGCACGGATCGCGGATAGTCCAGATCGAACATCTGGGCCTTGATGAACGCCAGCTTATTGACCGGCTCCGGGCGAACAGTGGCCAATCCGTTCTTGTAGGCATACTCCACAATCTTTTCGGCAATGGCCACCGAACAGTTGACGATGGAGCTGAGTGGTGGATATAAACTGCCCTTGCTCAAGTCATCCTTGGAGACCAGCTCGGCCAAGCGCTCGGCTGCGACCAAGAACACCTGCTCGGGAATGTTCAGCATGCCGGCACACAGAACACCCAGTGCGACGCCAGGGAAAATGTAGGAGTTGTTGCCCTGACCCGGGTAGAACTTCTTGTTGTTGTACGTCACGGGAGCAAAAGGCGATCCACTGGCAAAGATGCAGCGCCCCTTGGTGTAAGTATACGCTTCCTCGGCGGTGCACTCCGCCTTGCTGGTCGGATTGGACAGTGCAAAGATGATGGGTGTCTCGTTGATATCGGCCATCAGCTCGAGGATCTCCTGGTTGAAGGCTCCACCCTGCGCAGCTGCTCCGATCAGGACATTTGGACGCACCTTGCGCACCGCCTCTGCCAAAGTGTCAATGGGTTCGTGCAGCTGGGCAAAGTGCAGTTTGTGTTCGGTGAGTCCGCCCTTTGGGCGATCGCGGGTGATGACACCACGGCTAAAGAGAAAGCATCTTTTAGTATCTgtatgaatttttaaaaatatattgacCCACCTGTCCACCATCCAGATGCGGGCCTTGGCCTCCTCCTCGGTGAGACCCTCCGCCTTCATGGCCATCAGGCACAGGTTGGCAATACCAAGAGCCGCTTCTCCGGCGCCCAGGAACAACAGCGTGTTATCCTTCAGCTGGGTCTTCTTAATCTTCAGCGAGGCCAGCAGTCCAGCCACGGCCACCGAGGCGGTTCCTTGAATATCGTCGTTGAAGGTGCAGAAAGTGTCCCGGTACTTGGACAACAGCCTGAaggcgttggcgttggcaaAGTCCTCGAACTGGATAAGGCAGTTTTGGCCAAAGCGACGGACGCAGGCGTGCATGAACTCatcgatgaattcatcgtaCAGATCTCCAGTGGCCCTGCGTTCGCGCAGACCGATGTACAGGGGATCTTCCAGCAGGGATTCGGTATTGGTGCCCACATCCAGGGTGATGGGCAGGCACTGCGATGGCTTAATGCCCGCCAAGGCCGTATACAGGGACAGTTTGCCCACGGGTATTCCCATGCCATTGGCGCCCAGATCTCCCAGTCCCAGGATGCGCTCGCCGTCCGTGACAACAATGGCACGAACATCCGTTTCCGGCCAGTTCTTCAGCACGTCGTAGATGTGTCCCTTGTCCTTGATGGATATGAACATGCCCTTGGCGTTCTGGTGGATCAAGCTGTAGCGCTGGCAGGCCAATCCCACGGTGGGCGTGTACACCAGAGGCATCATGTAGGCGATGTCCGAGCTGAGCACATTGTAGAAGAGGCGCTCGTTCCTCTCCGACAGGCTGATCAGGTACATGTACTTGTCGAGATCCTGCTCCAGTCGTTCCAGCAGAGCGCGG from Drosophila santomea strain STO CAGO 1482 chromosome 3R, Prin_Dsan_1.1, whole genome shotgun sequence includes:
- the LOC120451369 gene encoding NADP-dependent malic enzyme isoform X3, producing the protein MGNSSSICADRNVITNFDENGTPVYPTANNSQSPSNGQITPLHTHSCGKEREQGYYTKSNNNNHERESQSCCSSSSRVCKNHTTTTTTTLEYELSNFAKLTTRITTQSAAEVATSPHTVTDTDRYRDTDTDQGNLPTATDLELPKGLPLSSRHHWNQLQSSLHALHHQQQQQQQQLRSYSSTSHTNLEDKMSNPASKVNEYANRDRLGLWGTGDNEVVGSISGFARLYDKRYSKGLAFTHEERQQLGIHGLLPYVVKEPSEQVAHCRALLERLEQDLDKYMYLISLSERNERLFYNVLSSDIAYMMPLVYTPTVGLACQRYSLIHQNAKGMFISIKDKGHIYDVLKNWPETDVRAIVVTDGERILGLGDLGANGMGIPVGKLSLYTALAGIKPSQCLPITLDVGTNTESLLEDPLYIGLRERRATGDLYDEFIDEFMHACVRRFGQNCLIQFEDFANANAFRLLSKYRDTFCTFNDDIQGTASVAVAGLLASLKIKKTQLKDNTLLFLGAGEAALGIANLCLMAMKAEGLTEEEAKARIWMVDSRGVITRDRPKGGLTEHKLHFAQLHEPIDTLAEAVRKVRPNVLIGAAAQGGAFNQEILELMADINETPIIFALSNPTSKAECTAEEAYTYTKGRCIFASGSPFAPVTYNNKKFYPGQGNNSYIFPGVALGVLCAGMLNIPEQVFLVAAERLAELVSKDDLSKGSLYPPLSSIVNCSVAIAEKIVEYAYKNGLATVRPEPVNKLAFIKAQMFDLDYPRSVPATYKM
- the LOC120451369 gene encoding NADP-dependent malic enzyme isoform X4, coding for MHSILRRCSGIRKTFGLTPVYPTANNSQSPSNGQITPLHTHSCGKEREQGYYTKSNNNNHERESQSCCSSSSRVCKNHTTTTTTTLEYELSNFAKLTTRITTQSAAEVATSPHTVTDTDRYRDTDTDQGNLPTATDLELPKGLPLSSRHHWNQLQSSLHALHHQQQQQQQQLRSYSSTSHTNLEDKMSNPASKVNEYANRDRLGLWGTGDNEVVGSISGFARLYDKRYSKGLAFTHEERQQLGIHGLLPYVVKEPSEQVAHCRALLERLEQDLDKYMYLISLSERNERLFYNVLSSDIAYMMPLVYTPTVGLACQRYSLIHQNAKGMFISIKDKGHIYDVLKNWPETDVRAIVVTDGERILGLGDLGANGMGIPVGKLSLYTALAGIKPSQCLPITLDVGTNTESLLEDPLYIGLRERRATGDLYDEFIDEFMHACVRRFGQNCLIQFEDFANANAFRLLSKYRDTFCTFNDDIQGTASVAVAGLLASLKIKKTQLKDNTLLFLGAGEAALGIANLCLMAMKAEGLTEEEAKARIWMVDSRGVITRDRPKGGLTEHKLHFAQLHEPIDTLAEAVRKVRPNVLIGAAAQGGAFNQEILELMADINETPIIFALSNPTSKAECTAEEAYTYTKGRCIFASGSPFAPVTYNNKKFYPGQGNNSYIFPGVALGVLCAGMLNIPEQVFLVAAERLAELVSKDDLSKGSLYPPLSSIVNCSVAIAEKIVEYAYKNGLATVRPEPVNKLAFIKAQMFDLDYPRSVPATYKM
- the LOC120451369 gene encoding NADP-dependent malic enzyme isoform X1, with protein sequence MGNSSSICADRNVITNFDENGTPVYPTANNSQSPSNGQITPLHTHSCGKEREQGYYTKSNNNNHERESQSCCSSSSRVCKNHTTTTTTTLEYELSNFAKLTTRITTQSAAEVATSPHTVTDTDRYRDTDTDQGNLPTATDLELPKGLPLSSRHHWNQLQSSLHALHHQQQQQQQQLRSYSSTSHTNLEDKMSNPASKVNEYANRDRLGLWGTGDNEVVGSISGFARLYDKRYSKGLAFTHEERQQLGIHGLLPYVVKEPSEQVAHCRALLERLEQDLDKYMYLISLSERNERLFYNVLSSDIAYMMPLVYTPTVGLACQRYSLIHQNAKGMFISIKDKGHIYDVLKNWPETDVRAIVVTDGERILGLGDLGANGMGIPVGKLSLYTALAGIKPSQCLPITLDVGTNTESLLEDPLYIGLRERRATGDLYDEFIDEFMHACVRRFGQNCLIQFEDFANANAFRLLSKYRDTFCTFNDDIQGTASVAVAGLLASLKIKKTQLKDNTLLFLGAGEAALGIANLCLMAMKAEGLTEEEAKARIWMVDRWVNIFLKIHTDTKRCFLFSRGVITRDRPKGGLTEHKLHFAQLHEPIDTLAEAVRKVRPNVLIGAAAQGGAFNQEILELMADINETPIIFALSNPTSKAECTAEEAYTYTKGRCIFASGSPFAPVTYNNKKFYPGQGNNSYIFPGVALGVLCAGMLNIPEQVFLVAAERLAELVSKDDLSKGSLYPPLSSIVNCSVAIAEKIVEYAYKNGLATVRPEPVNKLAFIKAQMFDLDYPRSVPATYKM
- the LOC120451369 gene encoding NADP-dependent malic enzyme isoform X2 is translated as MHSILRRCSGIRKTFGLTPVYPTANNSQSPSNGQITPLHTHSCGKEREQGYYTKSNNNNHERESQSCCSSSSRVCKNHTTTTTTTLEYELSNFAKLTTRITTQSAAEVATSPHTVTDTDRYRDTDTDQGNLPTATDLELPKGLPLSSRHHWNQLQSSLHALHHQQQQQQQQLRSYSSTSHTNLEDKMSNPASKVNEYANRDRLGLWGTGDNEVVGSISGFARLYDKRYSKGLAFTHEERQQLGIHGLLPYVVKEPSEQVAHCRALLERLEQDLDKYMYLISLSERNERLFYNVLSSDIAYMMPLVYTPTVGLACQRYSLIHQNAKGMFISIKDKGHIYDVLKNWPETDVRAIVVTDGERILGLGDLGANGMGIPVGKLSLYTALAGIKPSQCLPITLDVGTNTESLLEDPLYIGLRERRATGDLYDEFIDEFMHACVRRFGQNCLIQFEDFANANAFRLLSKYRDTFCTFNDDIQGTASVAVAGLLASLKIKKTQLKDNTLLFLGAGEAALGIANLCLMAMKAEGLTEEEAKARIWMVDRWVNIFLKIHTDTKRCFLFSRGVITRDRPKGGLTEHKLHFAQLHEPIDTLAEAVRKVRPNVLIGAAAQGGAFNQEILELMADINETPIIFALSNPTSKAECTAEEAYTYTKGRCIFASGSPFAPVTYNNKKFYPGQGNNSYIFPGVALGVLCAGMLNIPEQVFLVAAERLAELVSKDDLSKGSLYPPLSSIVNCSVAIAEKIVEYAYKNGLATVRPEPVNKLAFIKAQMFDLDYPRSVPATYKM